Proteins from one Patagioenas fasciata isolate bPatFas1 chromosome 6, bPatFas1.hap1, whole genome shotgun sequence genomic window:
- the LOC136116235 gene encoding olfactory receptor 14C36-like: MSKSSFISQFLFLAFADTRELQLLHFWLFLGIYLAALLGNGLIITTIAWDQHLHTPMYFFLLNLSLLDLGSISTTVPKSMANSLWDTMAISYAGCAAQLFLVFFLASAEFYLLTIMSYDHYIAICKPLHYGTLLGSRACVHMAAAAWATGFLHALLHTTNTFSLPLCKGNVLGQFFCEIPQILKLSCSHSYLRELGLLVVSVWLGFGCFVFIVVSYVQIFRAVLRIPSEQGRHKAFSTCLPHLAVVSLFANTAMFVYLTPPSIFSPSLDLVVSVLYSLVPLAVNPLIYGMRNQELKVALKKVIQSFFCQQQLVTQVSSEVISNSSQDPPLDCAFYL, encoded by the coding sequence ATGTCCAAAAGCAGCTTCATCAGCCAGTTCCTCTtcctggcgttcgcagacacacgggagctgcaactcttgcacttctggctcttcctgggcatctacctggctgccctcctgggcaacggcctcatcatcaccaccatagcctgggaccagcacctccacacccccatgtacttcttcctgctcaacctctccctcctcgacctgggctccatctccaccactgtccccaagtccatggccaactctctgtgggataccatggccatttcctatgcaggatgtgctgcccaactcttcctggttttctttttagcttcagcagaattttatcttctcaccatcatgtcctacgaccactacattgccatctgcaaacccctgcactacgggaccctcctgggcagcagagcttgtgtccacatggcagcagctgcctgggccactgggtttctccatgctctgctgcacacgaccaatacattttcactgccactgtgcaagggcaatgtcctgggccagttcttctgtgaaatcccccagatcctcaagctctcctgctcacactcctacctcagggaacttgggcttcttgtggtcagtgtctggttaggatttgggtgttttgtgttcatcgtggtgtcctatgtgcagatcttcagggccgtgctgaggatcccctctgagcagggacggcacaaagccttttccacttgcctccctcacctggccgtggtctccctgtttgccaACACTGCCATGTTTGTCTATCTGACGCCCCCCTCCATTTTTTCACCaagcctggacctggtggtgtctgttctgtactcactggtgcctctagcagtgaaccccctcatctatggcatgaggaaccaggagctgaaaGTGGCACTGAAGAAAGTGATTCAATCATTTTTCTGTCAGCAACAATTAGTTACCCAAGTCTCTTCAGAAGTTATTTCCAATTCATCTCAGGATCCTCCTTTGGACTGTGCATTTTATCTGTGA
- the LOC136116267 gene encoding olfactory receptor 6E1-like, producing the protein MFLSQHDELKFNMGPENGTAVTEFVLEGFSGLDQRLQLLLSLFFLLIYLTTVMGNTTITFLVYADHRLQTPMYFFIANLAFLEIWFTSSTSIKLVVILGSGKRTISLSSCFAQSYFYFSLGCTEFVLLVVMSFDRYVAICQPLRYAAIMKPQLCIHLVVAAWVTGFTLLSYRLVILSQLTFCGSNEIHHFFCDNSTLFKLSCSDTSLLWKIDSVFLSFVVLGSLCLTLAFYMCILFCIVHLPAASGRKKAFTTCSSHLTTLAIAYGSCIVLYACPSEYVSLETNSIVALLNTVLYPFLNPFIYGLRNKTVILALNEAIARTTTQIFP; encoded by the coding sequence ATGTTCCTGTCTCAGCATGATGAACTGAAATTCAACATGGGACCAGAAAATGGAACTGCAGTTACTGAGTTTGTCCTAGAGGGTTTCTCAGGGCTTGATCAAAGACTACAGCTCTTactctctctgttctttctgctcATATACCTGACAACAGTGATGGGGAACACTACCATAACTTTCCTCGTATATGCAGATCACCGCCTACAAACCCCCATGTACTTTTTCATTGCCAATCTGGCCTTCCTAGAAATCTGGTTTACATCCTCCACAAGCATAAAATTGGTTGTGATCCTGGGTTCTGGTAAGAGAACAATCTCACTAAGCAGCTGCTTTGCCCAATCCTATTTCTAtttttccctgggctgtacagagtTTGTTCTACTAGTTGTCATGTCCtttgaccgctatgttgccatctgccaaCCTTTGCGTTATGCTGCCATCATGAAGCCTCAGCTCTGCATCCACCTGGTTGTTGCTGCTTGGGTCACAGGCTTCACACTCTTGAGTTACCGCCTGGTCATCCTCTCCCAGCTGACTTTCTGTGGCTCAAATGAGATCCATCACTTTTTCTGTGACAACTCCACCTTATTCAAACTGTCCTGCTCTGACACCAGCTTGCTCTGGAAAATAGACTCTGTTTTCTTATCATTTGTCGTTCTCGGTTCCTTATGTTTAACTCTGGCATTTTACATGTGCATCCTTTTCTGCATTGTACATCTTCCAGCAgcctctgggaggaaaaaagcttttaccACGTGTTCTTCCCATCTCACCACTTTGGCCATTGCATATGGGAGCTGTATTGTTCTCTATGCATGTCCTTCAGAATATGTTTCCTTGGAGACTAACAGCATTGTAGCGTTGCTGAACACTGTTCTGTACCCATTCTTAAATCCATTCATCTATGGTCTCAGAAACAAGACTGTGATACTGGCCCTGAATGAAGCCATTGCCCGTACAACAACACAGATTTTCCCCTAA